From a region of the Mauremys mutica isolate MM-2020 ecotype Southern chromosome 12, ASM2049712v1, whole genome shotgun sequence genome:
- the LOC123345823 gene encoding uncharacterized protein LOC123345823, with the protein MELLPVLSPVLCIVLLIPTRGAGGRESPVQCVIDSVVSNRKFSFAAITFIALVHEGLTVLQSPAALRVSPGETATLSCSFENKQGSIAKATWTRAPEVVLDSAHPFYSGRLSVSHLDLLQKGEATLTLSELELRDSGLYQCHISIHLGESGTGAGTELQVMGRNQSDTDKGPAPSESCARELLYQVTIALGLLLILGLAATLLLKRHRGTKPEPSPR; encoded by the exons ATGGAGCTGCTGCCAGTCCTGAGCCCCGTCCTCTGCATTGTCCTCCTCATCCCCACCCGGGGAGCAG GTGGACGTGAAAGCCCTGTCCAGTGTGTGATCGACAGTGTTGTGAGCAATAGGAAG TTTTCCTTTGCTGCTATAACGTTTATTGCCCTGGTTCACGAAGGTCTCACAGTCCttcagagccctgctgccctccGAGTGTCCCCCGGCGAGACCGCGACACTCAGCTGCTCCTTCGAGAACAAACAGGGCAGCATAGCCAAAGCGACCTGGACCAGAGCACCCGAAGTTGTGCTGGATTCTGCCCATCCCTTCTACAGCGGGCGGCTCAGCGTGTCCCACCTGGATCTGCTCCAGAAAGGAGAGGCCACGCTGACCCTGTCGGAGCTGGAGCTGCGGGACTCTGGTCTCTATCAGTGTCACATCAGCATCCACCTGGGAGAGAGCGGGACGGGAGCAGGCACCGAGCTGCAGGTGATGGGGAGAAACCAGAGTGACACAG ATAAAGGACCAGCCCCCTCAGAGAGCTGCGCCCGGGAGCTCCTGTACCAGGTCACCATCGCCCTGGGGCTCCTTCTCATCCTTGGCCTGGCGGCCACCCTCCTCCTGAAGAGACACCGAGGTACCAAACCGGAGCCTTCCCCCCGCTAA